A DNA window from Psychrobium sp. MM17-31 contains the following coding sequences:
- a CDS encoding GtrA family protein, which produces MKRVSAFAIVGMVGFIADAGAFTLFYYFLEQPMWARVFAFWVAASVTWLGNRYFTFSECDKSHKLRQWVRHMAVAHVAGILNLAVFYVTALWGHVAIAFVAGIGAGLCLNYMMSSRLVFKT; this is translated from the coding sequence ATGAAAAGAGTAAGTGCATTTGCCATCGTGGGCATGGTTGGTTTTATCGCTGACGCTGGCGCCTTTACGCTGTTTTACTATTTTCTTGAGCAACCAATGTGGGCGCGAGTGTTCGCGTTTTGGGTTGCGGCTTCAGTCACTTGGTTAGGCAATAGATATTTTACTTTTAGTGAATGCGATAAATCGCATAAGTTGCGTCAGTGGGTAAGGCATATGGCTGTTGCTCACGTTGCAGGGATACTCAACTTGGCGGTCTTTTACGTGACCGCCTTGTGGGGACATGTCGCCATTGCATTTGTAGCAGGTATCGGTGCTGGTTTATGTTTAAATTATATGATGTCGAGTCGTTTGGTATTTAAGACGTAG
- a CDS encoding glycosyltransferase family 2 protein, with protein MKLISPNNDVTLSIIVPVYNEVQMLPTFHHEVLKTLATLPNETFELVYVNDGSKDSSWLCMQSLSCPLSHCKIRCINLSRNFGKEAAMTAGLDHATGQAIIFLDADLQDPPELIPQMLEKWREGFDVVNMKRKQRVGESAFKKFSAFLYYRLLTRLSDVELQQDVGDFRLLSRRVVEAIKKLPERNRYMKGILSWPGFVQTTLSFDRQARVAGETKWSFLQLVGLGLSGITSFSVKPLRLATWAGGLVSLSAFCYAMFVVFKTLFIGESVAGYPTMMLVILMLGGLQLLAIGVVGEYIARIFTESKGRPIYIVMDNEVKVAQEQAVGELNHG; from the coding sequence ATGAAGCTTATATCGCCAAACAACGACGTCACATTAAGCATAATTGTGCCTGTCTATAACGAAGTACAAATGTTGCCCACTTTTCATCACGAAGTGCTGAAAACACTAGCGACATTACCCAATGAAACATTTGAATTGGTCTATGTTAACGACGGCAGCAAAGACAGCAGTTGGTTGTGCATGCAAAGCCTCTCGTGCCCGCTAAGTCACTGTAAAATTCGCTGTATTAACCTCAGTCGCAACTTTGGTAAAGAAGCCGCCATGACGGCAGGGCTTGATCATGCGACAGGCCAAGCGATCATTTTCCTCGATGCCGATTTACAGGATCCACCAGAACTCATTCCGCAGATGTTAGAAAAATGGCGAGAAGGATTCGACGTCGTTAACATGAAACGTAAACAGCGCGTGGGCGAGTCAGCGTTCAAAAAGTTTAGTGCTTTCCTCTATTATCGATTACTCACAAGGCTTTCAGATGTCGAGCTACAACAAGATGTCGGTGATTTTAGATTACTCAGTCGCCGCGTCGTCGAAGCGATTAAAAAGCTTCCTGAGCGCAACAGATACATGAAAGGCATCTTGTCGTGGCCCGGATTCGTACAAACCACCCTGAGCTTTGACCGCCAAGCTCGCGTCGCTGGTGAAACTAAGTGGTCTTTTTTACAACTGGTGGGCTTGGGCTTATCAGGTATTACTTCATTTAGTGTAAAACCATTGCGCTTAGCCACTTGGGCAGGCGGATTAGTGTCCTTATCAGCATTTTGTTATGCCATGTTTGTGGTTTTTAAAACGCTATTTATCGGCGAGAGTGTTGCTGGTTACCCCACCATGATGTTGGTGATTTTAATGTTAGGAGGCTTGCAGCTATTAGCTATTGGCGTGGTTGGTGAATATATCGCTCGCATCTTCACCGAATCAAAGGGACGTCCAATCTATATCGTAATGGACAACGAAGTGAAAGTTGCACAAGAACAAGCAGTAGGAGAACTAAACCATGGCTAA
- a CDS encoding glycosyltransferase family 39 protein, protein MANTVSQPLRWLLALGLSVLLFRLISLGFYPLYDTTEARYGEIARIMLETGNWVTPQFDYNIPFWGKPPFQTWISAASFGIFGVNEFAARLPHFLCSLITLGLVYRFAQQTMGLQRAINSVIILSACIGFTITAGTVMTDSALLMATTLAMTSYWRCYIGDNPTQNGLLFFAALSLGMLIKGPVAVVIIGIALVTWSISQRCFIKALSVLPWLKGMGLFLALTLPWYIWAEIRSPGFFEYFIIGEHIQRFLVSGWQGDLYGTAHKEPRGMIWIFWLAGAFPWSLLLITRFLKAGVNKVKRNQSQPQNPLTSYLCCWMLAPLLLFTMSGNILPAYVLPGIAAMGLLTALLMSNERVLAVMAIASYTLLVAAISWVLLGKVSKKTEQSLLTNHMEQIQQTPLYYWKKRPFSAQFYSKGHAKLITHKAQLEQQLQANDEFYLAIAHTDVQELEQYLAKQCSTLEETSERLLLRCR, encoded by the coding sequence ATGGCTAATACAGTTAGTCAGCCATTGCGCTGGTTATTAGCACTAGGCTTAAGTGTATTACTATTCAGGTTAATATCCCTTGGCTTTTATCCGTTATACGACACAACCGAAGCACGCTATGGTGAAATCGCCCGGATTATGCTCGAAACAGGTAATTGGGTTACCCCACAATTTGATTACAACATTCCTTTTTGGGGCAAGCCACCATTTCAAACATGGATAAGCGCCGCCAGTTTTGGCATTTTTGGCGTTAATGAATTTGCCGCCAGACTGCCGCATTTTTTATGCAGCTTAATCACACTAGGTTTAGTCTATCGCTTTGCTCAGCAAACCATGGGGCTGCAGCGTGCTATCAATAGCGTCATTATCTTATCCGCGTGTATCGGTTTTACTATTACCGCTGGTACTGTGATGACAGACAGCGCTTTACTCATGGCAACAACGTTAGCTATGACGAGCTATTGGCGCTGCTATATCGGCGATAACCCTACACAAAATGGTCTACTATTTTTTGCCGCACTAAGTCTTGGTATGCTTATAAAAGGGCCTGTGGCTGTTGTAATTATCGGTATTGCCTTAGTAACGTGGAGCATTTCACAACGCTGTTTCATTAAAGCACTAAGTGTGTTGCCATGGTTAAAAGGCATGGGACTTTTCCTTGCTCTAACGCTGCCTTGGTATATCTGGGCAGAAATTCGCAGCCCCGGCTTTTTCGAATACTTCATTATTGGTGAGCACATCCAACGCTTTTTAGTTTCCGGCTGGCAAGGTGATTTATACGGCACAGCTCATAAAGAGCCACGCGGAATGATCTGGATTTTCTGGCTGGCGGGAGCTTTTCCATGGTCATTGTTACTGATAACTCGCTTTTTAAAAGCGGGAGTTAACAAAGTAAAACGCAATCAATCACAACCTCAAAATCCATTAACCAGTTACCTGTGCTGCTGGATGTTAGCGCCATTACTATTGTTCACTATGTCAGGTAATATTTTACCGGCCTACGTTTTACCTGGTATTGCAGCCATGGGATTACTCACTGCGCTACTCATGAGCAACGAGCGCGTATTAGCGGTTATGGCGATTGCTTCCTATACCTTATTAGTCGCAGCGATATCTTGGGTATTATTAGGTAAAGTTTCTAAGAAAACGGAGCAGTCATTACTAACTAATCACATGGAGCAAATTCAACAAACACCGTTGTACTATTGGAAAAAGCGCCCGTTTTCAGCGCAGTTTTATTCCAAAGGGCATGCCAAACTTATCACTCATAAAGCGCAGCTTGAGCAACAATTGCAAGCTAATGATGAATTTTATTTAGCTATCGCTCATACTGATGTACAAGAGCTCGAACAGTACCTAGCAAAGCAATGTTCCACGCTAGAAGAAACATCAGAACGCTTATTACTTCGCTGCCGTTAG
- the galU gene encoding UTP--glucose-1-phosphate uridylyltransferase GalU yields the protein MSKVVRKAVIPVAGLGTRMLPATKAIPKEMLPIVDRPIIQYIVDECVAAGIKEIILVTHASKNAIENHFDTSFELESTLEKRVKRQLLDEIKSIVPSDVTIMHVRQGEALGLGDAVLKAYPLVGDEPFAVVLPDVLIAQNSTGADLAVMLDNFNQWQASQIMVEPVPSHLVERYGIVDCQNAEKQAAANVSSLNWPIYNVVEKPDYQDAPSNLAIVGRYVFSSSIWSLLSDVKPGVGGEIQLTDAIAKLIEQESVSAYQLQGKSHDCGSKLGYLTACVEYALGHSELGLPFQAALEVMLNQKHLPETA from the coding sequence ATGTCTAAGGTTGTCAGAAAAGCCGTTATTCCCGTCGCTGGCCTTGGAACAAGGATGTTACCTGCCACTAAAGCCATTCCCAAAGAAATGCTACCGATAGTCGATCGACCGATTATTCAATACATTGTTGATGAGTGTGTTGCCGCTGGAATTAAAGAAATTATTTTAGTGACACATGCCTCTAAAAATGCCATCGAGAATCACTTTGATACCTCATTTGAACTAGAAAGTACGCTAGAAAAGCGAGTTAAACGCCAGTTACTCGATGAGATAAAATCCATCGTTCCTTCTGATGTCACCATAATGCATGTGCGTCAAGGTGAAGCACTGGGTCTTGGCGATGCTGTGCTTAAAGCATATCCACTAGTTGGTGATGAGCCATTTGCTGTTGTATTGCCGGATGTATTGATCGCGCAAAATTCTACTGGTGCTGATTTAGCTGTGATGCTAGATAATTTTAATCAATGGCAAGCCAGTCAAATAATGGTGGAGCCTGTACCATCACATCTGGTAGAGCGCTATGGCATTGTCGATTGCCAAAATGCAGAAAAACAGGCGGCTGCTAATGTAAGTAGTTTGAATTGGCCGATTTATAATGTTGTTGAAAAGCCAGACTATCAAGATGCACCCTCAAATCTAGCCATCGTAGGTCGTTACGTGTTTTCGTCATCTATTTGGTCATTGCTCAGCGATGTTAAACCCGGTGTCGGTGGTGAAATTCAATTAACGGATGCTATTGCTAAATTGATTGAGCAGGAGTCGGTTTCAGCTTATCAGTTGCAAGGAAAGTCACATGATTGTGGTAGTAAGCTCGGTTATTTAACGGCGTGTGTTGAATATGCATTGGGACATAGCGAGTTAGGATTGCCTTTTCAAGCGGCATTGGAAGTTATGCTTAATCAAAAACATCTGCCAGAAACGGCATAA